Genomic window (Bacteroidota bacterium):
TGTGCTTGCGCTGCTCGCCGCGCATGATGTCTCGTGTCACGCACGGGAAAATGGTCGTGTCTTTCCCAATTCAGGTCGAGCTGATGATGTGCTCGCCGCGTTCGAAGCGGAATTGCAGAACGCGAATGTCATACTCCATTTGAATTCGCGCGTCACCAAAATCGAATCTATTGCCGGTGCGTGGGAAGTCGTCACCGATAGGCAGTCATTGAAGGCTGACGCATTGATACTGGCTACCGGCGGCACGAGCTATCGCAAAGTGGGAACGACCGGTGATGGCCTGACTTATGCCGCTCGGCTCGGACATACGATCGTGCCGAATCGCGCGGCTCTTGCGCCGATCTATTTGAAGCATCCGCCGGAACAAGATCTGGTCGGTATCGCACTTCGTGATATTGAACTTCTGATTGTTCGTGACAAACAGACACTCAGCGCGTTGCGGGGCGATGTCCTATTGACCCACCGCGGGCTCTCCGGTCCTACCGTGCTCGGTATTAGCCGCGAAGCCGCAGTGCATGCCGAACGTGGTTCGATTGAATTGGCTGCGAACTTGCTGGGCATGAATGAAGAGCAAGTGCGCACCACACTAACCGACCTTCAGGGCACTCGCTCGCAGCAGCAAATCAAGACGTGGCTCGAGGAGTTGCTTCCAAATCGATTTGTGCCGCACATTCTCGCGCAGGCCCGACTACCAATCGACCGGAAGTGGCACGCACTCACGCGGGAAGAACGGGTCCGGTTGCGCTCGGCACTCACACACTATTCCTTTGGCCTGGTTGCGGATATACCGGTCGATCGCGGCGAGGTCACGGCCGGCGGAGTAAGCCTCGCGGAGGTGGCACCTGCAACGATGAAGTCGTGGCTTATTCCGAATCTCTATTTTGCCGGGGAGATGCTTGACATTGCTGGCGAGATTGGCGGATACAATCTTCAGGCGGCATACTCGACCGGTTGGGTGGCCGGATCAGCAGCGGCGCAATCCATTTTGGAGCACGCATAAAAAAAACGGCAGTCCCCGTTAAGGGCCTGCCGCCGTGTTCTGCTGCTATTGCTTCTTCAATGACTCTCCTGTGAGTGAGGTCATTCCGGGCGGATGCTGCTTATCATCCGCGCCGCTCGGTGAGAGTTACACTTAGTTCATTTGATCCTTGCGAAGTGAGGCATCACGCTCGAGTGTCGCCTCTCGCATGACCACTGTGAAATCCTGTTCGATCTGCTGAGTGTGCTCGCTTTCCGGTGTCGTGATGAGCACGTCCTTCGTCAGGATCGAATCGCCTTCGAGGTGTACCCAGTATGATTTACCGGGCTTGAGGATCACGAGATATTTTCCCGTCTCCTTGTTCGATGTACTGCTGGTGATCTCGCGCGCGGTATCTCCGACGACGCGGACACTGACGCGCACCGAGGTCGGCTTCGCGTTATCCTCGGAACGAACAGTGCCTTTAAGTACGACAACTGCGTGCGAAAGTTGCGCGCGCGCGGTCGTGCCCTGCCCTGTCATAAAAATTATAAGGAGTCCTGTGAAAATGGCAGCGTGAAGAGAAATTGGCTTCATGTATGGGCGAAGGTGAATGGTGATTAATGGAGCTTCCGGTGTGATGGCAAAAATACGATGCGTCGATTACGGTGTTATGACGGGAGAGTTACCCGTTCATGGCATGATTCAATGTTCACTAAAGGCTGCAAATACGCTGCTGACACTCCATTACGTCCATTTGAATGCCAGCTTTCCGGATCACACCAATTTGCGTTTTATCTACTTGTCTTTGGCAGGTTCCCAATCCAGATGGTGGGCAGTCAAGTGAACACCTGGGAGGTCGGACTGTATACTCTGGCATTTCTGTTACTATATCATTAATTCTTCGTATTATTGTTATGATACCGCGTTTTAGTATCCTTCAGGCCGCGACCCTTGCATCGCTTGCCCTTGTGGGTTGCTCCTCATCCACGAGCACGACCCGCACGCCAGCCGCACCCGTAAAGGCCGCGAGTGCCATCGAGATCGGTCGGCTCCGCACCGCGCTCGATGCTGAATCCTTCGTCGCACGTACTCTCTATGTCGAAGGCGATATCACGCTCGATCAAAACGGCGAATCGAATTCGGCCACCTTTGTGATGCGAAGCAAGCGACTCAGCGAGACAGGCCGAATCGATTCATTGAGTATCGAGATCAAAGGACCCTTCGGTATTAAGGTGGCGCGTTTTCTTGCGGCGCCGGAAGGTTACAAGTTTTATGACGTCCTACATGGCGAAACGATGAGCGGCAAGACAGATGCGCATGCCCTGGAAGGGTTGACACATCTCCGTGGCCTTTCACTCGCAATGATGAGCGATCTTGCGTTCGGACTCGCGCCGGGCATCGATGCCGTTAGCGCCGAGGATTCCGTCACACTATTAACCTCCGGCACTCTCGAACAGCTCATTGTTCGGCGCCCGGAGGATGTATCGGAAATAATCGATCTGGAGAGTAGTAGTCATAGTGCCGCTTCGCCGGTCCTTGTCGATCGGTATCGACGGTGGAATGGCACGGCAACGGATGGGCCACCAGCGGTTGCAATTCGTTTTTCAAATC
Coding sequences:
- a CDS encoding aminoacetone oxidase family FAD-binding enzyme; the encoded protein is MTKSIAIVGGGAGGIFAALGAARTAREHAQHIAVHLFERNARLGIKILISGGGKCNITHAGPTNEVLREGFPQKNEQRFLKFSLHTYTNNDVLALLAAHDVSCHARENGRVFPNSGRADDVLAAFEAELQNANVILHLNSRVTKIESIAGAWEVVTDRQSLKADALILATGGTSYRKVGTTGDGLTYAARLGHTIVPNRAALAPIYLKHPPEQDLVGIALRDIELLIVRDKQTLSALRGDVLLTHRGLSGPTVLGISREAAVHAERGSIELAANLLGMNEEQVRTTLTDLQGTRSQQQIKTWLEELLPNRFVPHILAQARLPIDRKWHALTREERVRLRSALTHYSFGLVADIPVDRGEVTAGGVSLAEVAPATMKSWLIPNLYFAGEMLDIAGEIGGYNLQAAYSTGWVAGSAAAQSILEHA
- a CDS encoding DUF4292 domain-containing protein, yielding MIPRFSILQAATLASLALVGCSSSTSTTRTPAAPVKAASAIEIGRLRTALDAESFVARTLYVEGDITLDQNGESNSATFVMRSKRLSETGRIDSLSIEIKGPFGIKVARFLAAPEGYKFYDVLHGETMSGKTDAHALEGLTHLRGLSLAMMSDLAFGLAPGIDAVSAEDSVTLLTSGTLEQLIVRRPEDVSEIIDLESSSHSAASPVLVDRYRRWNGTATDGPPAVAIRFSNRTLLDGFSIPKHIEANAGIDKLTLDYTRIELNPSPITVKIKMPK